TAATTTACTGTAAATCTTGCTCTGGAAATTGTGACCTCCCGATCTTCTAATGGTTGTCGCATTACTTCTAAAACCGTTCTTTTAAACTCCGGCATTTCGTCTAAAAATAAAACGCCATTATGAGCCAAAGAAATTTCTCCGGGTTGCGGATAACTTCCGCCACCAACGAGTGCAACATCTGAAATCGTGTGATGAGGTGATCGAAATGGACGAACGGTCATTAAAGAGGTTTCCGTTCCCATTTTTCCGGCCACAGAATGTATTTTGGTTGTTTCTAAAGCCTCCTTTAAAGTAAGTGGTGGCAAAATACTAGGAACTCTTTTTGCCAACATTGTTTTTCCGCTTCCGGGTGGACCAATAAGAATAATATTATGACCTCCTGCTGCGGCAACTTCCATAGCTCTTTTAGCAGTTTCCTGACCTTTCACTTCAGAAAAATCAAAAGGAAAATTATTGATCTTCTCCTGAAATTCTTTTCTTGTATCTAAAACCACTTTCTCAAGAGGCTTTCCTTCATTAAAAAAATCGATGACTTCTTTGATATTTTCTACACCATATACATCAAGATTATTGACAATGGCTGCTTCTCTGGTATTTTGTTTCGGTAAAATAATTCCTTTAAATCCTTCTTCACGAGCCTGAATGGCAATTGGAAGCACTCCTTTTATCGGTTGCAAACCTCCGTCAAGTGAAAGCTCGCCCATAATGATATAATCTTGTACATTTTCACCAAGAATCTGGTCTGATGCAATCAGAATTCCGATTGCGATACTCAAATCGTACGCAGCACCTTCTTTTCGCAAATCTGCGGGCGCCATATTAATCGTAACTTTTTTACCGGGAATTTTATAACCACAATTTTTGAGTGCAGCAGAAATTCTGTAACTGCTTTCTTTGATAGCATTATCGGGAAGGCCTACCAAATGATAACCGACTCCACCTGTATCAATATTGACTTCAATAGTTATAGTTTGTGCGGAAACGCCGAAAATGGAACTTCCATATATTTTAATCAGCATTGTGTGTTTTTTGTAAAAATAATTATTTTTTCTCATAAGTGTGTGATTAACAGCATTTATTTTTTCATTTTTTATAAAAAATAATTCGAGACAAGAAAATTGCCCCGAATTATTATCTTAAAAATTGTTTTAGAATTTGATGAAAAATATTTAATATACCAGTGTTATTCCGGCTCCAAACCCCATATCGCTGTCGTAGTGGGTTGATAAGGATGCATTTCGGGTAACGATATATTTTAGACCCAACATATATTCTTTATCCGTATTTACATAAAAAGCGCCCCGAAATCTTCGAGTAAGAGGAATATCTTCTCTTCTTAATTGCAACCTTACAATTCCGTCTGTGAAAACCTCTGCCTGAAAATCGATCAGCATTGGCAAAGTATACAATACACCCACACTAAGTGTTGCTCTTTGGTCTTTTTTATTTTTCTGTCCAAAAAGATTTTTTTCTAATTCACCAGAACCATGTGAATCTCTATACCTCCAGTCAAAACCAATAAAAGGCATTAACCACTGCATTTTACCTATATATCTACCAATGTGTGTTTCTGTTTCATAACCGTGCATGTTGTTGTATCCTAATCTCCATTCTGTACCAATGCTCCATCTTGCATTTTGCAACATTGACTGTCCGTCGTTACCGTTGGTCGCAAAGTCGTTTTCTGCCATAAGATGCCACTCGTTACTTTCGTTCTGCAGCATTTTATAAGCTTTTTCTTTATCCGAAAGTTCAGGATTTTTATAATCTCCTACCGCAAAAACTCTGTTCATTCCTGCCATCATATGATATAAGATATGACAATGGAAAAACCAGTCTCCTTCGGTATTGGCTGCAAATTCTATAATATCTGTTTCCATTGGCATGATATCCAATACATTTTTCAATGGAGCTTGAGCCCCGTTTTCGTTAAGAACACGGAAATCAAAACCATGTAAGTGCATCGGGTGCCTCATCATAGAGTTATTGATCAATTTTATTCTTAATATTTCCCCTTTTTTAATCTGTATTTTATCAACTTCGGAAAGCACCTTATTATCCAGACTCCATACATAACGGTTCATATTCCCTGTAAGAGTAAGCGTGATATTTTTTATAGAATCTTTTTTCGGCAAAGAAGTATCATAAGGAGACTTTAGCATATTATAATTTAAGGTTACAATATCAGTATTTCCTGCACCGTGTGAAGAATGGTTCATTTTTGCGTATTTATTCATTTCCATTTTTTGAGGATCTTTTCCTTTCTCACCAGTAATTTCAGGATACATCACCGCATTCATATCCATTTTTTGAAGACTCATTGCCATTCCCATATCTTTCATATCGCCATTCATCTTCATCATATCGTTCATCATTTTCATTCCTTCAAAATATTTAAGCTTAGGGAGCGGAGCATGAAGTTGCTTGATGCCTTCTCCAACATAA
Above is a genomic segment from Chryseobacterium mulctrae containing:
- a CDS encoding YifB family Mg chelatase-like AAA ATPase — protein: MLIKIYGSSIFGVSAQTITIEVNIDTGGVGYHLVGLPDNAIKESSYRISAALKNCGYKIPGKKVTINMAPADLRKEGAAYDLSIAIGILIASDQILGENVQDYIIMGELSLDGGLQPIKGVLPIAIQAREEGFKGIILPKQNTREAAIVNNLDVYGVENIKEVIDFFNEGKPLEKVVLDTRKEFQEKINNFPFDFSEVKGQETAKRAMEVAAAGGHNIILIGPPGSGKTMLAKRVPSILPPLTLKEALETTKIHSVAGKMGTETSLMTVRPFRSPHHTISDVALVGGGSYPQPGEISLAHNGVLFLDEMPEFKRTVLEVMRQPLEDREVTISRARFTVNYPSSFMLVASMNPSPSGYFPDDPQNTSSVLEMQRYMNKLSGPLLDRIDIHVEVQKVEFEQLAEKRKGEKSEDIRKRVLVAREIQNERYKDLPISYNAQIGSKELEQFCGLDDASFNLIKMAMEKLNLSARAYDRILKVARTIADLEESENILSHHVSEAIQYRSLDREFWNV
- a CDS encoding multicopper oxidase domain-containing protein, producing the protein MQNAQNKKVLPFPEKKLTDGKTVTYHLYVKDTLVNFTGKVKRVIAVNGQIPMPTLTFTEGDTAEIIVHNLVDEETSLHWHGLMLPNKEDGVPMLTQMGIKPHSTYTYKFPIIQHGTHWYHSHSGLQEQIGMYGSMILKKRDDDPTFRNGIDDIPAIPLILSEWTDLNPNNIHRMLHNANDWFAIKKNSTQSYWEAIKEGHFGTKVTNEWKRMLAMDVSDIYYDKFLINGSFEQQLSQFKSGDRVRFRISNGGASSYFWINYAGGKIEVVANDGNDVEPVMVDRLIIGVSETYDIVVTIPEKNTSYELLVTPEDRTKSVSIYVGEGIKQLHAPLPKLKYFEGMKMMNDMMKMNGDMKDMGMAMSLQKMDMNAVMYPEITGEKGKDPQKMEMNKYAKMNHSSHGAGNTDIVTLNYNMLKSPYDTSLPKKDSIKNITLTLTGNMNRYVWSLDNKVLSEVDKIQIKKGEILRIKLINNSMMRHPMHLHGFDFRVLNENGAQAPLKNVLDIMPMETDIIEFAANTEGDWFFHCHILYHMMAGMNRVFAVGDYKNPELSDKEKAYKMLQNESNEWHLMAENDFATNGNDGQSMLQNARWSIGTEWRLGYNNMHGYETETHIGRYIGKMQWLMPFIGFDWRYRDSHGSGELEKNLFGQKNKKDQRATLSVGVLYTLPMLIDFQAEVFTDGIVRLQLRREDIPLTRRFRGAFYVNTDKEYMLGLKYIVTRNASLSTHYDSDMGFGAGITLVY